A portion of the Myxococcales bacterium genome contains these proteins:
- a CDS encoding DUF3109 family protein has product MASSPAAQSPKRLPVLNLDTARFECVYPSCGGACCKESRPPVSPGEDARIGKSMKKFLPLLRPTARRVVEQRGYRTARVKEGRPMLAIVDRYCVFWNDGCVLHKVGAAEGDKNRYKPATCITFPLDETDDGVPYVRQWGLLGEAWELACLDPKASKKKPTQSLAEELAFVARERAGKEKWRD; this is encoded by the coding sequence ATGGCATCCTCCCCAGCCGCCCAATCGCCCAAGCGTCTCCCCGTTCTAAACCTCGACACAGCGCGCTTCGAGTGCGTGTACCCAAGCTGCGGCGGCGCCTGCTGCAAGGAGAGTCGCCCACCGGTAAGTCCTGGCGAGGACGCCCGCATTGGCAAGTCGATGAAGAAGTTCTTGCCGCTCCTCCGACCCACCGCACGGCGGGTGGTCGAGCAGCGCGGCTACCGCACGGCGCGCGTGAAAGAAGGCCGCCCGATGCTGGCGATCGTCGACCGGTATTGCGTGTTCTGGAACGACGGTTGCGTGCTCCACAAGGTTGGCGCCGCCGAGGGTGACAAGAATCGCTACAAGCCGGCGACCTGCATCACGTTTCCCCTCGACGAGACTGACGACGGCGTGCCCTACGTGCGGCAGTGGGGCCTGCTCGGCGAAGCGTGGGAGCTCGCCTGTCTCGACCCGAAGGCGTCGAAGAAGAAGCCGACGCAATCGCTCGCCGAGGAGCTCGCCTTCGTTGCGCGGGAACGCGCCGGCAAGGAGAAATGGCGCGATTGA
- a CDS encoding glycine--tRNA ligase, with amino-acid sequence MPAPSMDSVVSLCKRRGFIFPGSAVYGGLANSWDYGPLGVELKNNVKRAWWRSVVYDRDDMDGLDSAIITNRLVWKYSGHEATFSDPLFDCRACRARSRADQVYEAQRGQPPKNLDEVNAAIREKKLQCPKCGAKDLTDARPFNLMFRTTIGAAAEGDEGLAYLRPETAQGIFMNFHHVVGTMRRKLPFGIAQVGKAFRNEITPGNFTFRTREFEQMEIEYFVRPGEDERLHDEWIKARMDWYRDLGMRPENLRMREQAKDELAHYAKRCVDLEYKFPIGWSELEGIANRTDFDLGQHSKGPNNPDSIEHLVYHDQEKNERFTPYVIEPSAGADRATLAFLCDAYDESLVKDPPAADVDKLKQLLESFAKSVGKREELTEATKTRIRENTEAVIAGLPGSLPRVSSLIDDDAVQGLEMTKKVRGVSDKMGDDFTRTVLALHPRLAPIKVAVFPLKKNEPRIVDMAKGIKKALQNAGLRTVYDDGAGIGKLYRRQDEIGTPFCITVDFTSLDDGTVTLRSRDTMAQDRVAGADLAAALSAKIGPT; translated from the coding sequence ATGCCCGCTCCGTCGATGGATTCGGTTGTCAGCCTCTGCAAGCGCCGCGGTTTCATTTTCCCAGGGTCCGCCGTCTACGGCGGCCTCGCCAACTCGTGGGACTACGGTCCCCTCGGCGTCGAGCTGAAGAACAACGTCAAGCGCGCCTGGTGGCGCTCCGTGGTCTACGACCGCGACGACATGGACGGTTTGGATAGCGCGATCATCACGAACCGCCTCGTGTGGAAGTATTCGGGCCACGAAGCCACGTTCTCCGATCCGCTCTTCGACTGCCGCGCCTGCCGCGCGCGCTCGCGCGCCGACCAGGTCTACGAAGCGCAGCGCGGCCAGCCGCCGAAAAACCTCGACGAGGTGAACGCCGCCATCCGCGAGAAGAAGCTCCAATGCCCCAAGTGCGGAGCCAAAGACCTCACCGATGCCCGCCCCTTCAACCTGATGTTCCGAACGACCATCGGCGCGGCAGCCGAAGGTGACGAAGGCCTCGCCTACCTCAGGCCCGAGACGGCGCAAGGCATCTTCATGAACTTCCACCACGTCGTGGGCACGATGCGCCGGAAGCTCCCCTTCGGCATCGCGCAGGTCGGCAAGGCGTTCCGCAACGAGATCACGCCGGGCAACTTCACGTTCCGTACGCGTGAGTTTGAGCAAATGGAGATCGAGTATTTCGTTCGCCCCGGCGAAGACGAGCGGCTCCATGACGAGTGGATCAAAGCGCGCATGGACTGGTACCGGGACCTGGGCATGAGGCCCGAGAACCTCCGCATGCGCGAGCAGGCGAAAGACGAGCTGGCCCACTACGCGAAGCGTTGCGTCGACCTCGAGTACAAGTTCCCCATCGGCTGGAGCGAGCTCGAGGGCATCGCGAACCGCACCGACTTCGACCTCGGGCAACACTCAAAGGGACCGAACAACCCCGACTCGATCGAACACCTCGTCTACCACGACCAGGAGAAGAACGAGCGCTTCACGCCCTACGTCATCGAGCCCTCGGCCGGTGCTGACCGCGCGACCTTGGCGTTCCTCTGTGACGCCTACGACGAGTCGCTCGTCAAAGATCCGCCGGCGGCCGACGTCGACAAGTTGAAGCAGCTCCTCGAGAGCTTCGCCAAGAGCGTCGGCAAGCGCGAGGAGCTTACGGAGGCCACCAAGACGCGCATCCGTGAGAACACCGAAGCCGTCATCGCGGGACTCCCGGGCTCTTTGCCGCGCGTGTCGTCGCTCATCGACGACGACGCGGTGCAGGGGCTCGAGATGACCAAGAAGGTCCGCGGCGTATCGGACAAGATGGGCGACGATTTCACGCGCACCGTCCTCGCGCTCCATCCGCGACTCGCCCCCATCAAGGTGGCGGTGTTCCCGCTCAAGAAGAACGAGCCGCGCATCGTGGACATGGCCAAGGGCATTAAGAAAGCGCTGCAGAACGCGGGCCTTCGGACCGTCTACGACGACGGCGCCGGCATCGGAAAGCTTTACCGGCGCCAGGACGAGATCGGCACGCCCTTCTGCATCACGGTCGACTTCACGAGCCTCGACGATGGAACGGTGACGCTGCGCAGCCGCGACACGATGGCCCAGGATCGCGTCGCCGGTGCCGACCTTGCGGCGGCCCTCAGTGCGAAGATCGGACCGACGTAG
- a CDS encoding GGDEF domain-containing protein, giving the protein MDDAAREHDKQQKRAGAARRDVVQWSDPAKVLLVSGLTLPFACAWVMRLLVLRADSQISSYVSRDYLPRVLTFTVAQAGAHLVLILAALALLRRRHVAWLVNAEIQTWFICLTFSLYTLGPLTSPMNVMLLVLPVVGYLLFDARSMNRGLVTGAVGTAFAIGLPAVGVAPYAPFLERAPFAGGRIEPAWVVSQGVPSLFATAVGVALFTSLLRRLRARQRELEELSSTDLLTGLANRRVLFERLEEEIARARRHEHALCLLMLDVDHFKAINDRHGHLMGDVVLRRVAARLRDALRLGDVAARYGGEEFAIVLPETRLVGSGVVAARLLAVARQVELPDGAYVTVSIGVAEWAAGEDTEGLLARADAALYAAKREGRDRTSIAPEYRHAADTVARRKGDAIVTS; this is encoded by the coding sequence GTGGACGACGCCGCGCGCGAACATGACAAGCAGCAAAAACGCGCCGGGGCCGCACGCCGTGACGTGGTCCAGTGGAGCGACCCCGCAAAGGTCCTCTTGGTGTCGGGGCTCACGCTCCCGTTTGCGTGCGCGTGGGTGATGCGCCTCTTGGTTCTCCGAGCCGACAGCCAAATCTCGAGCTACGTGAGCCGGGACTATTTGCCTCGCGTCTTGACGTTTACTGTCGCTCAAGCGGGCGCGCACCTCGTGCTGATTCTGGCGGCGCTCGCACTCCTCCGCCGGCGGCACGTCGCTTGGCTGGTCAACGCCGAGATTCAGACGTGGTTCATCTGCCTAACGTTCTCGCTCTACACGCTGGGACCGCTCACGAGCCCCATGAACGTCATGCTGCTCGTGCTCCCCGTCGTCGGTTACCTCCTCTTCGACGCTCGCTCCATGAATCGGGGGCTCGTGACGGGAGCCGTCGGTACGGCGTTCGCCATCGGGCTCCCAGCGGTCGGCGTGGCGCCCTACGCGCCGTTCCTCGAGCGCGCACCTTTTGCCGGCGGCCGCATCGAACCCGCGTGGGTCGTGTCGCAAGGCGTCCCTTCGCTGTTCGCGACAGCCGTGGGCGTGGCGCTGTTCACGTCGCTCTTGCGCCGCCTCCGCGCTCGGCAACGGGAGCTGGAGGAGCTCAGCAGCACCGATCTTCTTACCGGCCTCGCGAACCGTCGCGTGCTCTTTGAACGACTCGAGGAAGAGATCGCGCGCGCGCGCCGGCACGAACACGCGTTGTGCTTGCTCATGCTCGACGTGGATCACTTCAAGGCCATCAATGACAGACACGGTCACCTGATGGGCGACGTCGTGCTGCGCCGCGTCGCCGCACGGCTTCGCGATGCGCTGCGGCTCGGCGACGTGGCCGCCCGCTATGGCGGTGAGGAGTTCGCCATCGTGCTCCCCGAGACGAGGCTCGTCGGCTCGGGCGTCGTCGCTGCGCGACTTCTGGCCGTGGCGCGACAGGTCGAGCTACCCGATGGAGCCTACGTGACGGTCAGCATCGGGGTCGCTGAATGGGCCGCCGGTGAAGACACCGAAGGCTTGCTCGCGCGCGCCGACGCGGCGCTCTATGCGGCGAAACGCGAAGGGCGAGACCGGACATCGATCGCGCCAGAGTACCGGCACGCCGCCGACACCGTGGCGCGTAGAAAAGGAGACGCGATCGTCACGTCGTGA
- a CDS encoding RNA-binding protein yields the protein MGNRLYVGNLSFDASSDAVRAHFAEIGEVTDVQVVMDRETGRSRGFAFVTMGESGTAQRAISELNGTLLAGRPLRVNEAEERPRGGGGGGGGGGDRNSRGGHRGW from the coding sequence ATGGGAAACCGCCTTTACGTTGGAAACCTGTCCTTTGACGCGTCCTCGGACGCCGTCCGCGCTCACTTCGCTGAAATCGGCGAAGTCACCGACGTGCAGGTCGTCATGGATCGCGAGACCGGCCGGTCGCGCGGCTTCGCGTTCGTCACCATGGGCGAGAGCGGCACGGCGCAGCGCGCCATCAGCGAGCTCAACGGCACGCTCCTCGCGGGTCGCCCGCTCCGCGTGAACGAAGCGGAAGAGCGCCCGCGCGGTGGTGGCGGCGGCGGTGGCGGCGGTGGTGACCGCAACTCGCGCGGCGGCCATCGCGGATGGTGA
- a CDS encoding response regulator has product MKKREGVTPAERRRRAELRLRERKHASGGAKAPSLEEAVAALNELEVHQLELEMQTEELLQAQGELDEALERYTQLYDAAPVGYATLNAEGDVQKVNLTGARMLGARRAEVVDRRLAAFIAAGDRPAFAAALARALLTRVEAECELSLEGAGADASIVQMVLSGTSADSCGVIIVDITARRRAEEKLRLAQTMDAMGRLASGLAHDFNNALAIILTHASLALDAVGPSSASYADLAEVKAAAERAACVTRRLLAFSRRQQPHRGTCCDVNRVVGDLATALRALLGERVKLVFALGAERAFANIAADELERLVTNLVCNARDAMPSGGTVALATANRAPHSADGEDSGGECLVLTVADDGTGMTPETAARVFEPLFTTKDEGGTGLGLAVVYGIVQEAGGEISVRSTLGQGTTFEVCLPAAAKGASTAVPADRATPEGRPPSREGAAETIMVVDDEAALRRAFARVLKSAGYVVLTAESGEAALELAAQHEGQLHLVVTDVSMPGMSGTELGRGLKEARPDAKVLYMSGRAAQIAANTRPLLAKPCSLEALTAKVREVLDRGPTPDAVA; this is encoded by the coding sequence ATGAAGAAGCGCGAAGGTGTGACGCCGGCCGAGCGAAGGCGACGTGCGGAGCTTCGACTGCGCGAGCGAAAACATGCCTCGGGAGGCGCCAAAGCGCCGAGTCTTGAGGAGGCTGTGGCGGCGCTCAACGAACTCGAAGTCCACCAGCTCGAGCTCGAGATGCAGACGGAGGAGCTGCTTCAAGCTCAAGGCGAGCTCGACGAAGCACTCGAACGCTACACGCAGCTCTACGACGCAGCGCCGGTTGGCTACGCCACGCTCAATGCCGAGGGCGATGTGCAGAAGGTCAACCTGACGGGCGCTCGCATGCTCGGCGCGCGCCGCGCCGAGGTCGTCGACCGACGCCTCGCCGCGTTCATTGCAGCCGGCGATCGCCCAGCCTTCGCCGCCGCGCTGGCGCGCGCGCTTTTGACCCGCGTCGAAGCCGAATGCGAGCTGTCTCTCGAGGGGGCGGGGGCTGACGCGAGCATCGTGCAGATGGTTCTGTCGGGCACGAGCGCCGACTCCTGCGGTGTCATCATCGTGGACATCACGGCCCGGCGCCGCGCCGAAGAGAAGCTCCGCCTGGCCCAGACGATGGACGCCATGGGGCGCCTCGCCAGCGGCCTCGCCCACGACTTCAACAACGCTCTGGCGATCATCCTGACGCACGCATCCTTGGCGCTCGATGCGGTGGGGCCTTCGTCAGCGTCGTACGCGGATCTCGCTGAGGTGAAGGCCGCGGCGGAGCGGGCTGCCTGTGTGACGCGCCGCCTCCTCGCTTTCAGCAGGCGCCAGCAGCCGCACCGCGGCACGTGTTGCGACGTCAACCGCGTCGTCGGTGATCTGGCGACAGCGTTGCGCGCCCTCCTCGGCGAGCGCGTCAAGCTGGTGTTCGCGCTCGGAGCCGAACGCGCCTTCGCAAACATCGCAGCCGACGAGCTCGAGCGCCTCGTTACGAATCTCGTATGCAACGCTCGCGACGCCATGCCCAGCGGTGGGACCGTCGCGCTCGCAACGGCCAACCGCGCGCCTCATTCCGCCGATGGCGAAGACTCCGGCGGTGAGTGCTTGGTGTTGACGGTCGCGGACGATGGCACCGGCATGACGCCGGAAACGGCGGCGCGAGTCTTCGAGCCGCTCTTTACGACGAAGGACGAGGGGGGCACCGGGCTAGGCCTCGCGGTCGTCTATGGCATCGTCCAAGAGGCTGGCGGCGAGATCTCCGTGCGGAGCACGCTGGGGCAAGGAACAACCTTCGAGGTCTGCCTGCCAGCGGCCGCCAAAGGCGCGAGCACGGCCGTCCCCGCCGACCGAGCGACGCCCGAGGGACGGCCGCCGTCTCGAGAGGGCGCCGCTGAGACCATCATGGTCGTCGATGACGAGGCGGCGCTCCGTCGCGCGTTCGCGCGGGTGCTGAAGTCGGCGGGATACGTCGTGCTCACGGCGGAGAGCGGGGAAGCGGCGCTCGAGCTCGCGGCGCAACATGAGGGACAGCTCCACCTCGTCGTCACCGACGTCAGCATGCCCGGGATGTCAGGAACGGAGCTGGGGCGCGGGCTAAAGGAGGCGCGTCCAGATGCCAAGGTGCTCTACATGTCGGGGCGCGCGGCCCAAATCGCCGCGAACACAAGGCCACTGCTCGCAAAGCCGTGTTCCCTCGAAGCTCTCACGGCGAAGGTGCGCGAGGTCCTCGACCGCGGGCCGACTCCCGACGCGGTCGCGTAG
- a CDS encoding PAS domain-containing protein has protein sequence MGIGASAGGLESLQRFMSHVSPSSGQAFVVVQHMAPTHPGLLAELLQRATPLPVVEVESGVRVKPNRVYVIPPNKNMAFTQGTLQLSAPTVRRGLRLPIDYFFVSLADELGERCVGVLLSGMGADGTKGMAAMAKRGGALFVESPASAKFDAMPRSALEAGLGAIAAPVEELPERIASHSAARGTLTEVSPVVATQDDATAPDLRAIVGVVREVTGRDFSHYKRGTVERRIDRRRMVHGLASVSDYASFLRANPKEAELLLAELMVGVTSFFRDPAVWAELERETLPELLAACPEGSTVRAWVPACSTGEEAYSLAIVLHEAAATLRPQKHLKLQLFATDLDAHAIDRARQGVYPKDVAKDVGPARLRKFFVATDQGYRIAKEIRDSVVFATHDLLQDPPLTKLQLLSCRNLLIYLDAVLQERLIPLFHYALAPGGILVLGAAETTGTFTHLFSPATRGQRRIYRRAPEVAPPAGGAPRLVTPAHEASAPRPALLPRHVDIRSRVERFLLGRYAPAAILTSQSGDVLYVSGRTGAYLELPAGKANWNVLAMAREGLRHALAVAFQGAVQGKRAVTSKGLRVVSDGATRWLDVTVEPMREAGALANALLVIFVEGARPTRSRAAPVKNRRGAPKLSQVTQALAEAREDVRLTREAMRASQEELEATNRELWAANEELQSANEELTTSKEESQSMNEELQTLNHELETKLVELSRASNDMENLLESTEIAVLFLDRELRVRRFTAQAATLIKLIPGDVGRPLADLASTLAYPSLFDDAHEVLRTLAFKERTVVRRDGRELAVRIMPYRTSDHRIEGLVITFTGPPRTPPPTSVRPKKQPKGER, from the coding sequence GTGGGGATCGGTGCGTCAGCGGGTGGCCTCGAGAGCTTGCAGCGCTTCATGAGCCACGTTTCGCCAAGCAGCGGACAGGCCTTCGTCGTCGTTCAGCACATGGCCCCGACGCACCCAGGGCTCCTCGCCGAGCTCCTGCAGCGCGCGACGCCGTTGCCGGTCGTCGAAGTCGAGTCTGGCGTTCGCGTGAAGCCCAACCGCGTCTACGTGATCCCACCGAACAAGAACATGGCCTTCACGCAGGGCACGCTTCAGCTCTCGGCCCCAACGGTGCGTCGCGGGCTACGTCTCCCCATCGACTACTTCTTCGTCTCGCTCGCCGACGAGTTGGGCGAGCGATGCGTTGGTGTCTTGCTTTCGGGCATGGGCGCCGACGGGACCAAGGGGATGGCGGCTATGGCCAAACGCGGCGGGGCCCTCTTCGTCGAGAGTCCCGCGTCGGCCAAGTTCGACGCGATGCCCAGGAGTGCGCTCGAAGCAGGCCTCGGCGCCATCGCTGCTCCCGTCGAGGAGCTCCCCGAGCGGATCGCTTCGCACAGCGCGGCGCGCGGCACGTTGACCGAAGTCTCGCCGGTCGTCGCGACGCAGGACGACGCGACGGCACCGGACCTTCGCGCGATCGTCGGCGTGGTTCGCGAAGTCACCGGTCGCGACTTCTCGCACTACAAGCGAGGCACCGTTGAGCGTCGCATCGACCGCCGGCGCATGGTGCACGGCCTCGCGAGCGTCTCGGACTACGCGAGCTTCCTCCGAGCGAATCCGAAGGAAGCTGAGCTTCTGTTGGCGGAGCTGATGGTCGGGGTGACGAGCTTCTTTCGCGATCCTGCCGTGTGGGCGGAGCTAGAGAGGGAGACGCTGCCGGAGCTCCTCGCCGCGTGCCCCGAGGGCTCCACCGTGCGCGCCTGGGTCCCCGCGTGCTCCACGGGCGAGGAAGCGTACTCGTTGGCCATCGTGCTGCACGAGGCCGCGGCCACCCTGCGGCCGCAAAAGCACCTCAAGCTCCAGCTCTTCGCCACGGACCTCGACGCCCACGCCATCGACCGCGCGCGGCAGGGCGTCTACCCAAAGGATGTCGCGAAGGACGTCGGGCCAGCGCGCCTTCGGAAGTTCTTCGTGGCGACCGACCAAGGCTATCGAATCGCGAAGGAGATTCGCGACAGCGTCGTGTTTGCCACCCACGACCTCCTGCAGGACCCGCCGCTCACCAAGCTGCAGCTGCTCAGTTGTCGCAACCTGCTCATCTACTTGGACGCGGTGCTTCAGGAGCGACTCATCCCCCTCTTTCACTACGCGCTCGCTCCCGGGGGGATCCTTGTGCTCGGTGCGGCGGAGACGACGGGCACCTTCACGCATCTCTTCTCGCCGGCCACGCGGGGACAGAGGCGCATCTACCGGCGCGCCCCCGAGGTTGCGCCGCCAGCCGGCGGGGCGCCCCGCCTCGTGACACCGGCTCATGAGGCGAGCGCGCCAAGGCCGGCGCTCCTTCCCCGTCATGTCGATATTCGGTCGCGAGTGGAACGCTTCCTGCTCGGGCGGTATGCCCCGGCGGCCATCCTGACGAGCCAATCGGGCGACGTGCTCTACGTGAGCGGTCGAACGGGAGCTTACCTCGAGCTTCCCGCCGGCAAGGCCAATTGGAACGTGCTCGCGATGGCCCGCGAGGGTCTGCGGCACGCGCTAGCGGTCGCTTTTCAGGGCGCGGTCCAGGGGAAGAGGGCCGTCACGTCCAAAGGCCTCCGTGTCGTGAGCGACGGCGCGACCCGCTGGCTCGACGTGACCGTCGAACCGATGCGCGAGGCCGGCGCCCTCGCGAACGCGCTGCTCGTCATTTTTGTCGAAGGTGCGCGGCCAACGCGCTCGCGCGCGGCTCCAGTGAAGAATCGCCGCGGGGCCCCGAAGCTCTCGCAGGTGACGCAAGCGCTCGCCGAGGCGCGCGAGGACGTACGCCTGACTCGCGAAGCGATGCGCGCCTCGCAGGAGGAGCTCGAGGCGACCAATCGTGAGCTGTGGGCCGCCAACGAGGAGCTGCAGTCGGCGAACGAAGAGCTCACCACCTCGAAAGAGGAATCTCAGTCAATGAACGAGGAGCTCCAGACGCTCAACCATGAGCTCGAGACGAAGCTCGTGGAGCTGTCGCGCGCGAGCAACGACATGGAGAACCTCCTCGAGAGCACGGAGATCGCGGTGCTCTTCTTGGACCGCGAGCTCCGCGTTCGGCGCTTCACGGCGCAAGCGGCCACCCTCATCAAGCTCATCCCCGGGGACGTCGGGCGGCCCCTCGCGGATCTCGCGTCGACGCTCGCCTATCCGTCGCTCTTCGACGACGCGCATGAGGTGCTCCGCACCCTCGCGTTCAAGGAACGCACCGTCGTCCGGCGTGACGGCCGTGAGCTGGCCGTTCGCATCATGCCCTACCGCACGAGTGATCACCGCATCGAGGGTCTGGTCATCACGTTCACGGGACCGCCGCGTACGCCGCCGCCAACCTCCGTGCGGCCAAAAAAGCAGCCAAAGGGGGAGCGATGA
- a CDS encoding CPBP family intramembrane metalloprotease has product MSQSEARRSLFFFSVLFLVASAALELAIMRRGPTLASAGPLVLALMWTPGLASLAVRLFRREGIGDASFRFGGRRGAHAIAVVVAYPMVVGVIAYGLAWATSLATFAPPVSTMGIRPGSDAGRFFVRLAFALLPGVPLSLIAALGEEIGWRGYFLPRLVAAGVRRPLFVSGLVWGLWHVPLIASGHYAVGPYPLLSSVVFLASVMAASYLFGWARLYSGSLWPAALAHAAWNSIIQGVFDASTVGSSSLSSTNIWVGESGLLVAGASLVVVGTFLKWRKRARAGCCRRRRDAPRGTRRLRPQRASLKASARATRVAKARTIQSARLRGLRALGSDECTVMFFRAAMVETRCSVCAPSP; this is encoded by the coding sequence ATGAGTCAGAGCGAAGCGCGCCGTAGTCTGTTCTTCTTTTCGGTGCTCTTCCTCGTGGCGAGCGCCGCCCTCGAGCTCGCGATCATGCGTCGCGGTCCGACGCTGGCTTCTGCGGGGCCTCTGGTCTTGGCGCTCATGTGGACGCCCGGCCTCGCGAGCCTCGCGGTTCGCCTCTTCCGTCGTGAGGGCATCGGCGACGCGAGCTTTCGCTTCGGCGGTCGCCGCGGCGCTCACGCCATCGCCGTTGTCGTCGCCTATCCGATGGTCGTTGGCGTTATCGCCTACGGGCTCGCTTGGGCGACATCCCTCGCCACCTTCGCGCCGCCGGTGTCGACGATGGGCATCCGGCCCGGCAGCGACGCGGGCCGCTTCTTCGTGCGCCTCGCCTTCGCGCTCCTGCCCGGCGTCCCGCTCTCGCTCATCGCGGCGCTCGGTGAAGAGATCGGTTGGCGCGGCTACTTCCTCCCGCGGCTCGTCGCAGCCGGCGTGAGACGACCGCTCTTCGTGAGTGGCCTCGTCTGGGGACTTTGGCACGTGCCTCTCATCGCGTCGGGGCACTACGCCGTCGGTCCGTATCCGCTCTTGTCGAGCGTCGTGTTCCTCGCGTCGGTGATGGCGGCGAGCTACCTCTTTGGTTGGGCCCGCCTCTACAGCGGCAGCCTGTGGCCTGCGGCTCTGGCGCACGCCGCATGGAACTCCATCATTCAAGGCGTCTTCGACGCGTCCACCGTGGGCTCGTCGAGCCTCTCATCGACGAACATCTGGGTCGGTGAGTCGGGGCTACTGGTCGCGGGGGCAAGCCTCGTCGTGGTCGGCACGTTCTTGAAGTGGCGCAAGCGGGCTCGCGCTGGCTGCTGCCGAAGGCGGCGCGATGCCCCTCGCGGCACCCGTCGCCTGAGGCCTCAGCGAGCGAGCTTGAAGGCGAGCGCGAGGGCCACGAGGGTCGCCAAGGCCAGGACGATCCAAAGCGCGCGACTGCGCGGCTTGAGGGCGCTCGGATCCGACGAGTGCACAGTGATGTTCTTCAGGGCCGCCATGGTCGAGACCCGGTGCAGCGTCTGTGCTCCGTCGCCGTAG
- a CDS encoding CDGSH iron-sulfur domain-containing protein — protein sequence MSNGGVEEVRGKKVLLKFEGKKCIHSRQCVLGRPDVFVPNVSGEWIHPDAATPEELAALAQSCPSGAIQYERLDGGAQEAAPIVNLARVRENGPLALHAELEVDGQKVGYRATLCRCGASQNKPFCDGAHATAGFTATGEPGTDASEALQARNGCVKVTAAKDGPLLVDGNLELVSGTGRTLNRVVKTALCRCGQSGKKPYCDGTHRKVGFKS from the coding sequence ATGTCAAACGGCGGCGTCGAAGAGGTTCGCGGCAAGAAGGTCCTCCTCAAGTTCGAGGGGAAGAAGTGCATCCACTCGCGCCAGTGCGTGCTTGGCCGCCCCGACGTGTTCGTGCCCAACGTGAGCGGCGAATGGATCCATCCTGACGCCGCGACGCCAGAAGAGCTGGCCGCGCTCGCCCAGTCGTGCCCGTCGGGCGCGATTCAATACGAACGCCTCGATGGCGGCGCGCAAGAAGCCGCGCCCATCGTGAACCTGGCGCGGGTTCGTGAAAATGGTCCCCTCGCCCTTCACGCGGAGCTCGAAGTCGACGGGCAGAAGGTCGGCTACCGCGCGACCTTGTGTCGTTGCGGTGCCTCGCAGAACAAGCCTTTCTGCGACGGCGCTCACGCCACCGCCGGATTCACCGCCACCGGTGAGCCGGGCACGGACGCCAGCGAAGCGCTCCAAGCTCGCAACGGCTGCGTCAAGGTGACCGCCGCCAAGGACGGCCCCTTGCTCGTCGATGGCAACCTCGAGCTCGTGTCGGGGACCGGCCGGACGCTCAATCGCGTGGTCAAGACGGCGCTGTGCCGCTGCGGTCAATCGGGAAAGAAGCCCTATTGCGACGGCACCCATCGAAAGGTCGGCTTCAAGAGCTGA